AAAATTGAGCAATGTTGGTCATGGTTGAAGAGTCGAATTCGTAAACAACTAATTCAATTTGACTGTCTTCGGAATGCTATGGAAGATGTGCTTCGCACAGCGTCCTAATCGCCTTGTCCGTTGCTATAATTCTTGTTCTTTAAGTTGATTGGCATGAGTAAGACTTTGCTCATATTTTTTTAACGCTTCCACATAACGAGGGTCTTCTTTCACTGAAGATGGCAACAAAGCAGAAATACTCGAACGCTCAACTTTGGAGCCGATATAGTCACCAGCAACTTCTCCAAGTTTTTGCCCAAGGCTATAAGCAGCACTGTTCAGCAGGGTAAAGAGGACATCCAATATAACAGGGGTTAGGAACATAGCTATTTATGGCTTCAGCAGAATAAAACAAGTTTCGTTTTATACAATATTCTGTTGTAACCTGTCATTAGTAAAAGCGTCATTGTTAATTCTGCTGTTGACAAAAGTCTAATTCGGAGTTCATCAAGACTATAGTCAAAATCATTAACCAATCGAAAACCCTCTGAGAGATGGCTACAGAGTCGATGGTAGGTTATTACTAGCAATAATGTGTCATTTAGAGGATAGCAAAGTATCACTAAGGGGCAAATAAAGGCAAATCCCTCCAAGTTGCCTAGAGAGGGATTTAGTGCGGGCTAGAAAGAGATTTTGGGGTGAGTGTGGCGTTGATTTTTTGACTGCTAGTTTAAATTATTTGCTTTCTCAACTGCTTCCTTTAACTCTTCAAAGGTAATACTACCGTCTTTGTCTGAATCATAATTTACTAGTAATTCCTGGGGACTAGTGGTATTTGTTTCTGATGAGATGATTGCACTTAAGCCAGGACTTAAAAAAAGATCATTAATGGATACTTTGCCGTCTCGATCGCTATCTAAGGTATTAAAAAGAGATTGAAGCTCTTGCTCGGTTGCCATAAATTTCTATCTGAATTGATTTTTCAATTTAATATCTCAAAATCTTGACAAATACGCAAGGATACTTAATAAAAAGATTTTATTGGGTGCGGAATGGCGATCGATATACTTTCGCGAATCGATACGGATAACAGCGATATCTGGCTCAGGTTCGGAGTATTGGCTCAACTGAATGGGATTCACCCGAACTAAGGCAACTTCTGCTAGCGATGCCTGCCTGCGGCGGGCTGCGTCAACGCTTGAGGTAGTCAGATGCACAAAGCGTTGTCGCTGCATGGGGAGGATTTTTGGCGCTCATCGGGATAACTCGCCCATCAATCAGTTCTACCCGTTCATCCTCTGTAATAATATCCGTCTTCAGCATCAGGTGATATTCGTTTACAGTCCACAGGCGCACTCTAGTTTGTGTCATTGGACTTTTCCTTTGTCCATCGCACATCACTTTTAGGCGATTATCTCTTACTCTCAACTTTGGCAGCATCTATAATTAATCTTGCCCTATTTAGTTCGTTACCATGTCGGAAGAAGATATCCGAGCCGCGAGGCTGGAGAAAGTAGAACAACTTAAGCAGCTAGGAACTAATCCTTATGCCTATCGTTGGGAATCCACCCATCATGCAGCGCAGTTGCAAGAAAAATTTGCCGATTTATCCAGTGGCGAAGAAGCTGATTTAGAAGTTGCCATAGCCGGACGCATTATGGCGCGTCGCGTTTTTGGTAAATTGGCTTTTTTCACCTTGCAAGACGAAACCAGTACAATTCAGCTTTATCTGGATAAAAATCGCATTCAAGAAGGTATGGCAGATATTGATGCCGATGCCTTCAATCACCTGAAGCAACTTACAGATGCAGGTGACATATTAGGAGCTAAAGGTACTATTAAACGGACTGAAAAGGGCGAGTTATCTGTCTACGTTAAACAATATACTATCCTCACTAAATCCCTGTTGCCCCTACCCGACAAATGGCATGGATTAACGGATGTTGCCAAGCGCTACCGTCAGCGCTACGTTGACTTGATTGTAAACCCAGAAGTGCGGCAAACTTTCCGCCGTCGCGCTCAAATTACTGCTGGTATTCGCCGCTATTTAGAAGAACGGGATTTTCTGGAAATTGAAACCCCAGTTTTGCAAAGTGAGACTGGAGGTGCAGATGCGCGTCCATTTATCACCTACCACAACACTTTAGAAATGGAATTGTATCTGCGAATTGCCACAGAACTCCATCTCAAGCGGTTGATTGTGGGTGGTTTTGAAAAGGTGTTTGAATTGGGGCGGGTTTTCCGCAATGAGGGAATTTCGACTCGACACAATCCTGAATTTACGACAATTGAAGTTTACCAAGCTTACGCCGACTACAACGATATGATGGCGTTGACTGAGGGTATTATTACCACTGTTGCCCAAGAGGTACTCGGCACATTGGAAATCACCTACCAAGGGGAACCTATAAATTTAACACCACCTTGGCGACGGGTGACAATGCACGATTTAGTTAAAGA
This portion of the Nostoc sp. GT001 genome encodes:
- the lysS gene encoding lysine--tRNA ligase, whose amino-acid sequence is MSEEDIRAARLEKVEQLKQLGTNPYAYRWESTHHAAQLQEKFADLSSGEEADLEVAIAGRIMARRVFGKLAFFTLQDETSTIQLYLDKNRIQEGMADIDADAFNHLKQLTDAGDILGAKGTIKRTEKGELSVYVKQYTILTKSLLPLPDKWHGLTDVAKRYRQRYVDLIVNPEVRQTFRRRAQITAGIRRYLEERDFLEIETPVLQSETGGADARPFITYHNTLEMELYLRIATELHLKRLIVGGFEKVFELGRVFRNEGISTRHNPEFTTIEVYQAYADYNDMMALTEGIITTVAQEVLGTLEITYQGEPINLTPPWRRVTMHDLVKEFTGLDFNSFQSLEEAKTASKNAAIPGIDEAQSIGKLLNLAFEEKVEANLIQPTFVIDYPVEISPLAKPHRSQPGLVERFELFIVGRETGNSFSELTDPIDQRERLEAQAARKAAGDLEAQGVDEDFLTALEYGMPPTGGLGIGIDRLVMLLTDCASIRDAIAFPLLKPEKSESSPEES
- a CDS encoding EF-hand domain-containing protein, with translation MATEQELQSLFNTLDSDRDGKVSINDLFLSPGLSAIISSETNTTSPQELLVNYDSDKDGSITFEELKEAVEKANNLN